The DNA sequence TATCCGTTATCGGATTTTACCGAGTTACGTAAAGTACATGCATTTCTCATCTACGTCAGCTCCAATAACCTTTTTTTAAAATACTAGCCTCCACTTTTCACAATCGTCTCCAATCATCCCATCATCCCATCAAACGGTGAATGGGATGTTTTCGTTTCTCGATCTGTCATTTATAAATATCTTCTTAttcaatcatcttttatcTTACTAAGCCTTCAAGCTGTGTATGTCTTCTCGCAGATCCACCTTGATTACTATATTAGCCTTGATAATATTAATATCACTTATGCCTTTCATCTCACCTAATTTAGTCAGATCATCTATCGCCACTGCCAGAAATAGATTACCTCAATTCAttaataattcagctaaattatcaGGAATAGGATTACCTTTTGCTTTATTctcttcaagttcatcaagtaaaatgCCTTCAGATAACTACCCAGTAAAGAagagtgatgatgaatggcACGCTATTCTATCACCGGAACAAGTGAGTGGTAACAagctttattacctgattgGTGAGGACAATCTCAACACAGCTGATATTGTTTATCCTGTCAGTTCCGAGTAATTAGAGGAAAAGGAACTGAAAGACCTGGATCTCACGCATAtgataagaagaatgatgatggtgtgTACCGTATGTTATGTTCTTCCGCGTTCTCTACTTGTCTTGCACAAGTACTGATTCCTACCCAAAATAGACTGTGCTGCTTGTGATGCACCATTATACACGTCCAAGACCAAATTGTGAGTGATTGCTATTGACCGCTCAATATTAGCTGTCATGTGCGTCCTAAGTTTTCAGCTAATCCGCTCATGGCTTGCAGCAATTCTGGTTGTGGATGGCCAGCATTCTATGATACCGTACCAGGAGCTGTAACACGTCACGAAGATCGATCAATGTTCATGACTAGAACCGAGATTGTCTGTACCAATTGGTGAGTTACCGCATTAAGCCAGACCCCGACCTGAAGAGCTGACTATAATCGCGATCATAAATAGCGGAGGTCATCTAGGACATGTATTCAAAGGAGAAGGTTTCCCCAATCCAGTCGATGAACGGTAAGTTGGCCTAAAATCAGAGTTCAGCGGAAGTGCAAAACCGTAATACTGATGCATGGCATTATTAGACATTGCGTAAATGGTATCTCGCTCAATTTCAAGAAGGAATAGGGGTCGAATAATTTGTGTTTGACGAAGTAAGAATACGGAATGTACGGTATAGATAGATATTGTTGCTTGTAATATCGTTATCATTAGTGTGGTACAAGGATGATGTTGTAGTAGGTGGCAAAACCGTAAGAGTTAAGTATGATATAATGCATAGACATAACGAAGGATCATTGTTGAATACCGATTCGTTTGGGCGACCATGATTCTCATGATATTTCAATGCATTCAGAATCTATATACAGTAACACGGTATCCATCGGCAAAAAAGCACGGCTACAAGATGTTTAGAGCTGATTGCTTCAACTcgattcatcaattcattagGAATCAGATTTAAACGTAAATAGCTTGTAATCTTTGAATTTCctttcttgaattttcttcACCGTTGTAGAATAATTCCAAAGCATCTTTCAATCTGATTGCAgtgatttcatcttctttattataTCTATCTAAAACACCGTCTGCCAAGTAATTGATATCAGTTGAAGCgattttccaatcttttgACATAACTTTAGATAAAGGatcttttgttgataattcttttaatctatcttttgatgCTGCAGAATCAATTGCTTGCCAGTTTTCCCAGTAGATTTCTGTATTGTTTAAAGAATCTTTAAATCTAACTTGATGTTCTGCTCCCTTTTTGTattttggtaattttgatgttgaacatAGATCTGACATTTGATCAGATAAAATT is a window from the Kwoniella dendrophila CBS 6074 chromosome 6, complete sequence genome containing:
- a CDS encoding methionine-R-sulfoxide reductase, yielding MPFISPNLVRSSIATARNRLPQFINNSAKLSGIGLPFALFSSSSSSKMPSDNYPVKKSDDEWHAILSPEQFRVIRGKGTERPGSHAYDKKNDDGVYHCAACDAPLYTSKTKFNSGCGWPAFYDTVPGAVTRHEDRSMFMTRTEIVCTNCGGHLGHVFKGEGFPNPVDERHCVNGISLNFKKE